From the Acidovorax carolinensis genome, one window contains:
- a CDS encoding calcium-binding protein yields MKAIQRRTFAFDARSVMLFTALSLGGAAALQAQTAPAAAPKAQGGPSYGPATSSPNPTAPAATGTSAAAAFDRADANADGKLSADEAATLPAIGNRFEQLDTDRDGSLSRTEFDKGAKS; encoded by the coding sequence ATGAAAGCCATTCAACGCCGCACCTTTGCCTTCGACGCCCGCAGCGTAATGCTGTTCACAGCACTCTCGCTGGGCGGCGCCGCTGCCCTGCAGGCCCAGACCGCACCGGCCGCAGCGCCCAAGGCACAAGGGGGACCCTCCTACGGACCCGCTACGTCTTCTCCCAACCCCACAGCGCCCGCTGCAACCGGCACGTCGGCCGCCGCAGCCTTTGACCGCGCCGATGCCAATGCCGACGGCAAACTCAGCGCCGATGAAGCCGCCACACTGCCAGCCATTGGCAACCGTTTCGAGCAGCTTGACACCGACCGTGACGGCAGCCTGTCGCGCACGGAGTTCGACAAGGGCGCCAAGTCCTGA
- a CDS encoding cob(I)yrinic acid a,c-diamide adenosyltransferase: MGNRLTQIATRTGDDGTTGLGDNTRVSKDSPRPHAMGDVDELNSHLGLLLCEPMPQDVRELLIDVQHQLFNLGGELSIPGFELLKDEALLQLDEALAHYNAALPRLQEFILPAGTRAAAQAHVCRTVARRAERAVVALGKQEAMRETPRHYLNRLSDLLFVLSRVLNRMDGGDDVYWKSERLARAATE, encoded by the coding sequence ATGGGCAACCGACTCACACAGATCGCCACGCGCACGGGCGACGATGGCACCACCGGCCTGGGCGACAACACGCGCGTGTCCAAGGACAGCCCGCGCCCGCATGCCATGGGCGATGTGGACGAACTCAATTCGCACCTGGGGCTGCTGCTGTGCGAGCCGATGCCGCAGGATGTGCGCGAGCTGCTGATCGATGTGCAGCACCAGCTTTTCAATCTCGGGGGCGAGCTGTCGATTCCGGGCTTCGAGCTGCTCAAGGACGAGGCCCTGCTGCAACTGGACGAGGCGCTGGCGCACTACAACGCGGCGCTGCCACGCCTGCAGGAATTCATCTTGCCCGCTGGCACGCGCGCCGCCGCCCAGGCCCATGTGTGCCGCACCGTGGCACGCCGCGCCGAGCGCGCCGTGGTGGCGCTGGGCAAGCAGGAGGCCATGCGCGAAACCCCGCGCCACTACCTCAACCGGCTGTCTGACCTGCTGTTCGTGCTGTCGCGCGTGCTCAATCGCATGGATGGCGGCGACGACGTGTACTGGAAGAGCGAGCGCCTCGCGCGCGCTGCCACTGAATAG
- a CDS encoding hotdog fold thioesterase translates to MSIWKKPISLSLLNETNANTAATHLGIEITELGDDFLRGRVPVDERTRQPFGILHGGVSVVLAETLGSIGAFYACPEGHRGVGLDINANHIRAASSGWVTGTARAVHIGRTTQVWQIDMVNDAGELTCVSRITMAILAPR, encoded by the coding sequence ATGTCCATCTGGAAGAAACCCATTTCGCTGTCTCTGCTCAACGAGACCAACGCCAACACCGCCGCCACGCACCTGGGCATCGAGATCACCGAACTGGGCGACGATTTTCTGCGTGGCCGTGTTCCGGTGGACGAGCGCACGCGCCAACCCTTCGGCATCCTGCACGGCGGCGTGAGCGTGGTGCTGGCCGAAACGCTGGGCTCCATCGGCGCCTTTTATGCCTGCCCCGAAGGCCACCGCGGCGTGGGGCTGGACATCAATGCCAACCATATCCGCGCAGCCAGCAGCGGCTGGGTCACCGGCACGGCGCGTGCCGTGCACATTGGCCGCACCACGCAGGTGTGGCAGATCGATATGGTCAACGACGCGGGTGAGCTGACCTGCGTATCCCGCATCACCATGGCCATCCTGGCGCCGCGCTGA
- a CDS encoding acetyl-CoA hydrolase/transferase family protein — protein sequence MSLADRVRHPAFLQRVMSAEEAAALIPTGANVGMSGFTGAGYPKALPQAIAARAKAEHAAGKPYKINVWTGASTAPECDGALAEAHALGQRLPFNTDPIARKAINAGEIDFIDMHLSHVAQHAWFGFLGPLHIAVIEVLGVTADGLLIPAAAVGNNKTWLEIADQVILEVNTKPSAKMEGMHDIYYGTAIPPRRVPINMTHADDRIGQPYLRVDPAKVIAVVETHKGDRDNVFATPDDNSNKIASYIIDFLAHEMKAGRLPKEMLPIQSGVGNVANAVLAGLLHGPFENLLGFTEVLQDGMLDLLRAGKMSKASATAISLSKGAYEDFEKNIDFYRERIILRPQEISNHPELVRRLGIIAMNSMIEADIYGNINSTHLMGTGMMNGIGGSGDFARNGYLSFFVTPSVAKNGSISCIVPMVSHVDHTEHDTQIIVTEQGLADLRGLSPRQRAQVIIDRCAHPDFRPQLQDYFDRARAQGPQHTPHILSEALSWHERFVQTGSMHAA from the coding sequence ATGTCCCTGGCCGATCGGGTACGCCACCCTGCCTTTCTTCAACGTGTCATGTCGGCCGAAGAGGCGGCGGCGCTGATTCCCACGGGTGCCAACGTCGGCATGAGCGGCTTCACCGGCGCGGGCTACCCCAAGGCCCTGCCCCAGGCCATCGCGGCCCGCGCCAAGGCCGAGCACGCCGCCGGCAAACCCTACAAGATCAATGTCTGGACAGGCGCCTCGACCGCCCCCGAATGCGACGGAGCCCTGGCCGAGGCCCATGCGCTGGGCCAGCGCCTGCCCTTCAACACCGACCCCATCGCGCGCAAGGCCATCAACGCCGGTGAGATCGACTTCATCGACATGCATCTGTCGCATGTCGCGCAGCATGCGTGGTTTGGCTTTTTGGGCCCCCTGCACATTGCGGTGATCGAGGTGCTCGGCGTGACGGCCGACGGCCTGCTGATTCCCGCCGCCGCCGTGGGCAACAACAAGACCTGGCTGGAAATCGCCGACCAGGTGATCCTCGAAGTCAACACCAAGCCCTCGGCCAAGATGGAAGGCATGCACGACATCTACTACGGCACGGCCATTCCGCCGCGCCGCGTGCCCATCAACATGACCCATGCGGACGACCGCATTGGCCAGCCCTACCTGCGCGTGGACCCGGCCAAAGTGATTGCCGTGGTGGAAACCCACAAGGGCGACCGCGACAACGTGTTTGCCACACCCGACGACAACTCCAACAAAATCGCCAGCTACATCATCGACTTCCTCGCGCACGAAATGAAGGCGGGCCGCCTGCCCAAAGAAATGCTGCCCATCCAGTCGGGCGTGGGCAACGTGGCCAACGCCGTGCTGGCCGGCCTGCTGCACGGGCCGTTTGAGAACCTGCTGGGCTTCACCGAGGTGCTGCAGGACGGCATGCTGGACCTGCTGCGCGCGGGCAAGATGAGCAAGGCCTCGGCCACCGCGATCTCGCTGTCCAAAGGCGCCTATGAGGACTTCGAGAAAAACATCGACTTCTACCGCGAGCGCATCATCCTGCGCCCGCAGGAAATCAGCAACCACCCCGAGCTGGTGCGCCGCCTGGGCATCATCGCCATGAACTCGATGATCGAGGCCGACATCTACGGCAACATCAACTCCACCCACCTGATGGGCACGGGCATGATGAACGGCATCGGCGGCTCGGGCGACTTTGCGCGCAACGGCTACCTGTCGTTCTTTGTGACGCCCTCGGTGGCCAAGAACGGCTCCATCAGCTGCATCGTGCCCATGGTCTCGCATGTGGACCACACCGAGCACGACACCCAGATCATCGTCACCGAACAAGGCCTGGCCGACCTGCGCGGCCTGTCGCCGCGCCAGCGCGCGCAGGTCATCATCGACCGCTGCGCGCACCCCGATTTCCGCCCGCAGCTGCAGGACTACTTCGACCGCGCACGCGCCCAGGGACCGCAGCACACGCCGCACATCCTCAGCGAGGCACTGTCGTGGCATGAACGCTTCGTCCAAACCGGTAGCATGCACGCGGCCTGA
- a CDS encoding solute carrier family 23 protein — MGFMTWREKSADALQQGGVIAPDERLPWPQTAVMGVQHVIAMFGATVLAPILMGFDPNLAILMSGIGTLIFFLVTGGKVPSYLGSSFAFIGVVIAATSYAGKGPNANIGLALGGIIACGALYTLVGFIVQVVGTGWIERFMPPVVTGSVVAVIGLNLAGIPIKNMAASNFDSWMQVVTFVSVGLVAVLTRGMVQRLLILVGLVVASVIYAVLTNGLGMGKPLDLSAVLAAPWVGMPGFSAPVFSAPAMLLIAPVVIILVAENLGHIKAVTAMTGKNLDQYMGRAFIGDGIATMVSGSAGGTGVTTYAENIGVMAATKIYSTAVFLVAALIAIVLGFSPKFGAVIQAIPLPVMGGVSIVVFGLIAVAGAKIWVDNKVDFSQNKNLIVAAITLILGTGDFTLKFGQFALGGIGTATFGAILLYALLNRKG, encoded by the coding sequence ATGGGCTTCATGACCTGGAGGGAGAAAAGCGCCGACGCGCTGCAGCAGGGCGGCGTGATCGCGCCCGACGAACGCCTGCCTTGGCCGCAAACGGCCGTGATGGGCGTGCAGCACGTGATTGCGATGTTTGGCGCCACGGTGCTGGCGCCCATCCTGATGGGGTTCGACCCCAATCTGGCCATTTTGATGAGCGGCATCGGCACGCTGATCTTCTTTCTGGTCACCGGCGGCAAGGTGCCCAGCTACCTGGGGTCGAGCTTTGCCTTCATCGGCGTGGTGATTGCGGCCACGTCCTATGCCGGCAAGGGGCCCAACGCCAACATCGGACTGGCGCTGGGCGGCATCATCGCCTGCGGCGCGTTGTATACGCTGGTGGGCTTCATCGTGCAGGTGGTGGGCACGGGCTGGATCGAGCGCTTCATGCCGCCCGTGGTCACGGGCTCGGTGGTGGCGGTAATCGGCCTGAACCTGGCGGGCATCCCCATCAAGAACATGGCGGCCAGCAACTTTGACAGCTGGATGCAGGTGGTGACGTTTGTCAGCGTGGGCCTGGTGGCCGTGCTCACGCGCGGCATGGTGCAGCGCCTCTTAATTCTGGTGGGCCTGGTCGTGGCCAGCGTTATATATGCCGTGCTGACCAACGGCCTGGGCATGGGCAAGCCGCTCGACCTGTCGGCCGTGCTGGCGGCGCCCTGGGTGGGCATGCCGGGCTTTTCGGCGCCGGTGTTCAGCGCGCCGGCCATGCTGCTGATTGCTCCGGTGGTCATCATTCTGGTGGCCGAGAACCTGGGCCACATCAAGGCCGTCACAGCCATGACCGGCAAGAACCTGGACCAGTACATGGGCCGCGCCTTCATTGGTGACGGCATTGCCACCATGGTCAGCGGCAGCGCCGGCGGCACCGGGGTGACCACGTATGCCGAGAACATCGGCGTGATGGCGGCCACCAAGATCTATTCCACCGCCGTGTTCCTGGTGGCGGCGCTGATCGCCATCGTGCTGGGCTTCTCGCCCAAATTCGGTGCCGTGATCCAGGCCATTCCGCTGCCGGTGATGGGCGGGGTGTCCATCGTGGTGTTCGGCCTGATCGCCGTGGCCGGCGCCAAGATCTGGGTGGACAACAAGGTCGATTTTTCGCAGAACAAGAACCTCATCGTGGCCGCCATCACGCTCATCCTGGGCACGGGCGACTTCACGCTGAAGTTTGGCCAGTTTGCGCTGGGCGGCATCGGCACCGCCACGTTTGGCGCCATCCTGCTGTACGCGCTGCTCAACCGCAAGGGCTGA
- a CDS encoding acetoacetate--CoA ligase, with translation MTVPYVPQIRLYQNWLREQRGLQFADYDALWRWSVTDLDAFWQSIWDYFDLQSPTPHSAVLAKNTMPDAQWFPGAQVNYARQVLRHADAADAAGLPAIVSSNERRQHRELRWPELRRQVASLALHLQAQGVQPGDRVAAYLPNVPEAVVAFLATVSIGGVWSICAPDMGTHAVLDRFRQIEPKVLIAVDGVTYGGRDHDRLAVLAELRAALPSVQHTLLLGNLDATVSVAGCACWTSATAQNDAETAAFEPLWLPFDHPLWVVYSSGTTGLPKPIVHGHGGMVLVQMQLGALHNDIGCSYAPNSLGERYHWYSSTGWVMWNAQVGGLLAGTTCVIFDGNPGGSKEHPDWGRLWRFAVETGVTYFGAGAAFYANCMKAGLVLKDLGDLSRIRALGTTGSPLSPEVQAWGTAQYEALGTHDIWWNNISGGTDFCGAFLGGHRELPQVPGEMQCRMLGAAVQSWNAEGLPVTDAVGELVCTQPIPSMPLYLWGDKDGSRYLSSYFDMYPPGHGRQPGGGDGPASMGAVWRHGDWLKIGAHGGCIIYGRSDATINRHGLRMGTSEIYSAVESLPEVLDSLVVDLEYLGRESYMPLFVVLRPGYALDDALRARINGAVRTALSPRFVPDDIFAVAEVPRTLSGKKQELPVKKLLLGQPIEKVVNKDAMANPGCLGWYVDFAARRAVPAAAAG, from the coding sequence ATGACTGTTCCCTACGTTCCCCAGATTCGCCTGTATCAGAACTGGCTGCGCGAGCAGCGCGGCTTGCAGTTTGCCGACTACGACGCTCTGTGGCGCTGGTCCGTGACCGACCTCGACGCCTTCTGGCAAAGCATCTGGGACTATTTCGACCTGCAGTCGCCCACGCCGCACAGCGCCGTGCTGGCCAAAAACACCATGCCCGATGCGCAGTGGTTTCCTGGCGCGCAGGTCAACTACGCGCGGCAGGTGCTGCGCCATGCCGATGCGGCCGACGCCGCTGGCCTGCCGGCCATCGTCAGCAGCAACGAAAGGCGCCAGCACCGCGAGCTGCGCTGGCCCGAACTGCGCCGCCAGGTGGCGTCGCTGGCGCTGCACCTCCAGGCCCAGGGCGTGCAGCCCGGCGACCGCGTGGCCGCCTACCTGCCCAACGTGCCCGAGGCCGTGGTCGCCTTTCTGGCCACGGTGAGCATTGGCGGCGTGTGGAGCATCTGCGCCCCCGACATGGGCACGCATGCCGTGCTCGACCGCTTCCGCCAGATCGAGCCCAAGGTGCTGATCGCCGTGGACGGCGTGACCTACGGCGGCCGCGACCACGACCGCCTGGCCGTGCTGGCCGAGCTGCGCGCGGCCCTGCCGAGCGTGCAGCACACGCTGCTGCTGGGTAATCTGGATGCTACTGTTTCAGTAGCTGGTTGCGCTTGCTGGACAAGCGCTACAGCCCAAAATGATGCAGAAACCGCGGCTTTCGAACCGCTGTGGCTGCCGTTCGACCACCCGCTCTGGGTGGTCTATTCGAGTGGCACCACGGGGCTGCCCAAGCCCATCGTGCACGGCCACGGCGGCATGGTGCTGGTGCAGATGCAACTGGGCGCGCTGCACAACGACATTGGCTGCAGCTACGCGCCCAACAGCCTGGGCGAGCGCTACCACTGGTACAGCTCCACCGGCTGGGTGATGTGGAACGCCCAGGTCGGCGGGCTGCTGGCGGGCACCACCTGCGTGATCTTCGACGGCAACCCCGGCGGGAGCAAGGAACACCCCGACTGGGGCCGGCTCTGGCGCTTTGCCGTTGAGACCGGCGTGACCTACTTCGGCGCCGGCGCGGCCTTTTATGCCAACTGCATGAAGGCCGGGCTGGTGCTGAAAGATCTCGGCGACCTCTCGCGCATCCGCGCGCTGGGCACCACCGGCTCGCCTCTCTCGCCCGAAGTCCAGGCCTGGGGCACGGCGCAGTATGAAGCGCTGGGCACGCACGACATCTGGTGGAACAACATATCCGGCGGAACCGATTTTTGCGGCGCCTTCCTCGGCGGCCACCGCGAGCTGCCGCAGGTGCCCGGCGAAATGCAATGCCGCATGCTCGGCGCCGCCGTGCAATCGTGGAACGCCGAGGGCCTGCCGGTGACCGACGCGGTGGGCGAGCTGGTCTGCACGCAGCCGATACCGTCGATGCCGCTCTACCTGTGGGGCGACAAGGACGGCAGTCGCTACCTGTCGAGCTACTTCGACATGTACCCGCCCGGCCATGGCCGCCAGCCCGGCGGCGGCGATGGCCCCGCCAGCATGGGCGCCGTATGGCGCCATGGCGACTGGCTCAAGATCGGCGCCCACGGTGGCTGCATCATCTATGGCCGCAGCGACGCCACCATCAACCGCCACGGCCTGCGCATGGGCACGAGCGAGATCTACAGCGCGGTCGAATCCCTGCCCGAAGTGCTCGACAGCCTGGTGGTCGACCTGGAATACCTGGGCCGCGAGAGCTACATGCCGCTGTTCGTGGTGCTGCGCCCCGGCTACGCGCTGGACGACGCCCTGCGCGCGCGCATCAACGGCGCCGTGCGCACCGCATTGAGCCCACGCTTTGTGCCCGACGACATCTTTGCCGTGGCCGAGGTGCCGCGCACGCTGAGCGGCAAGAAGCAGGAGCTGCCCGTCAAGAAGCTGCTGCTGGGCCAGCCCATCGAGAAGGTGGTCAACAAGGATGCGATGGCCAATCCGGGGTGCCTGGGCTGGTACGTGGACTTTGCCGCGCGCCGTGCGGTGCCGGCCGCTGCCGCCGGCTGA
- a CDS encoding LysR family transcriptional regulator, translated as MNLRQLRQFVTLAETGNFHRAAELLHMAQPPLSVSIRKLEEEMGEALFERRSTGVVLTPVGEAMLADARLTLFHAEQCRQAVMDARQGQGGLLRMGIIGSATYALLPELIPSLRERFPKIELELTEATSSEILDGLVSRRFDVGFVRYPVLHPAPFELLPMDRDDFVLAVSERSPLAAQDAIALSEAAHEPFIMYPRDKVPSLSALALMRCQLSGFTPHVAQEAMQVQTIMSLVASGLGVGLVAGVARLVMPRGVKCLALTDKPPGFHVGIALARLQGNTSRLVERFTEHALRFSTAPDVAPSPTAQPPAS; from the coding sequence ATGAACCTGCGCCAGTTGCGCCAATTCGTCACGCTCGCAGAAACGGGCAACTTCCACCGCGCGGCCGAGCTGCTGCACATGGCGCAACCGCCGTTGTCGGTGTCCATCCGCAAGCTCGAAGAAGAAATGGGCGAGGCGCTGTTCGAGCGCCGCTCCACGGGCGTCGTCCTCACCCCGGTGGGTGAGGCCATGCTGGCGGACGCACGGCTCACGCTGTTCCACGCCGAGCAATGCCGCCAAGCCGTGATGGATGCGCGCCAGGGCCAGGGCGGGCTGCTGCGCATGGGCATCATCGGCTCGGCGACCTATGCGCTGCTGCCCGAGCTGATTCCCTCGCTGCGCGAGCGTTTTCCCAAGATTGAGCTCGAACTGACCGAAGCCACCTCGTCCGAGATCCTCGATGGTCTGGTCTCGCGCCGCTTTGATGTGGGTTTTGTACGCTACCCCGTGCTGCACCCGGCACCGTTCGAGCTGCTGCCCATGGACCGCGACGACTTCGTCCTCGCCGTCTCGGAGCGCAGCCCGCTCGCGGCGCAGGATGCCATCGCGCTGTCCGAGGCGGCCCACGAGCCCTTCATCATGTACCCGCGGGACAAGGTGCCCAGCCTCTCGGCCCTGGCGCTGATGCGCTGCCAGCTCTCAGGTTTCACGCCGCATGTGGCCCAGGAGGCCATGCAGGTGCAGACCATCATGAGCCTGGTGGCCTCGGGCCTGGGCGTGGGGCTGGTCGCCGGCGTGGCGCGGCTGGTGATGCCGCGCGGCGTGAAATGCCTGGCACTGACCGACAAGCCGCCGGGGTTTCATGTGGGCATTGCGCTGGCGCGGCTGCAGGGCAACACCAGCCGGCTCGTGGAACGTTTCACCGAGCACGCCCTGCGTTTTTCCACGGCGCCCGATGTAGCGCCGTCGCCCACAGCGCAGCCGCCGGCCAGCTGA
- a CDS encoding Bug family tripartite tricarboxylate transporter substrate binding protein, with the protein MHKRRTILGALGGATLISLGAATLAPVAQAQAFPSKTIKFVVPFGPGSGTDTSARYFARKLQDITGQSVVVENKPGANGFIAVKQVLTAPADGYTVFIGSNSTLAVNAALFKELPYDPVKDFAPLTMMMRSPAMLTVTPQAPYQDLKGLLAYARANPGKVNFGAGSAGYQLMGELLNDAAKVQTVHVPFKGAGETMTAVASGTVDYAFAEVTAVQELAKGGRVKVLAVAADKRVASSPDVPTASEAGLPGFEAYTWVGAMVSAKTPAAETAKLAELFTAISRTDETRAFYERIGATPMTGGPAQMHEFQKNEIALWKRIVHQAKVPQQ; encoded by the coding sequence ATGCACAAGCGCAGAACCATTCTGGGCGCCCTCGGCGGCGCCACCCTGATTTCGCTGGGCGCCGCCACACTCGCGCCCGTCGCCCAGGCGCAGGCCTTCCCATCGAAGACCATCAAGTTCGTCGTCCCCTTCGGGCCCGGCAGCGGCACCGACACCTCTGCACGCTATTTCGCGCGCAAGCTCCAGGACATCACGGGCCAGTCCGTGGTGGTCGAGAACAAGCCGGGCGCCAACGGGTTCATCGCCGTCAAGCAGGTGCTGACGGCGCCCGCCGACGGCTACACCGTGTTCATCGGCAGCAACTCCACGCTCGCCGTGAATGCCGCGCTGTTCAAGGAGCTGCCCTACGACCCGGTCAAGGATTTCGCACCGTTGACGATGATGATGCGCTCGCCCGCCATGCTCACCGTTACCCCGCAGGCGCCGTACCAGGACCTCAAGGGCTTGCTGGCCTACGCCAGGGCCAACCCCGGCAAGGTCAACTTCGGCGCGGGCTCGGCGGGTTACCAGCTCATGGGTGAGCTGCTCAACGACGCGGCCAAGGTGCAGACCGTGCATGTGCCGTTCAAGGGCGCAGGCGAGACCATGACGGCCGTGGCTTCCGGCACGGTGGACTATGCCTTTGCCGAGGTGACGGCCGTGCAGGAGCTGGCCAAGGGTGGCCGCGTGAAGGTGCTCGCGGTGGCGGCCGACAAGCGCGTGGCCTCGTCGCCCGACGTGCCCACCGCCAGCGAGGCCGGCCTGCCCGGGTTCGAGGCTTACACCTGGGTCGGCGCGATGGTGAGCGCCAAGACGCCTGCGGCCGAAACGGCCAAGCTGGCGGAGCTGTTCACGGCGATCTCTAGAACGGACGAAACCCGCGCCTTCTACGAGCGCATTGGCGCCACGCCCATGACCGGCGGCCCCGCGCAGATGCACGAGTTCCAGAAGAACGAGATCGCGCTGTGGAAGCGCATCGTGCACCAGGCCAAGGTGCCGCAGCAATGA
- a CDS encoding CaiB/BaiF CoA transferase family protein, with the protein MSERAAMPPGALQHVKVLDLSRVLAGPWAGQTLGDLGAEVIKVERPGSGDDTRAWGPPYVTDPQGQSTGESAYYMCANRNKQSVTVDFTRPEGQQIVRQLAAQCDVLIENFKTGGLAQYGLDFAALSALNPRLVYCSVTGFGQDGPYAQRAGYDFLIQGMGGLMSITGRADGEPGGGPMKVGVALTNILTGLYASTAILAALQARAHTGRGQHIDLALLDVGVACLANQGMNFLYGDKVPQRMGNAHPNTVPYQDFPTADGHMILAIGNDGQFARFCHAIGEPDWAQDERFTRNAARLAHRTELVERIRAVTATRSTRDWIALLEQHAVPCGPINTVRDVFEDPQVKARGLQIAMQHPQAGKVPLVASPIRLSDTPVTYRYTPPQLGQHTDEVLTRHLGLTAEALQTYRNNGVLG; encoded by the coding sequence ATGAGCGAAAGGGCCGCCATGCCGCCAGGAGCGCTCCAGCATGTGAAGGTGCTGGATCTCTCCCGCGTGCTCGCAGGGCCGTGGGCCGGCCAGACCCTGGGCGACCTGGGCGCCGAGGTGATCAAGGTCGAGCGCCCGGGCTCGGGCGACGACACACGCGCCTGGGGGCCGCCCTATGTGACCGACCCACAGGGCCAGTCCACGGGCGAGTCGGCCTATTACATGTGCGCCAACCGCAACAAGCAGTCGGTGACGGTGGATTTCACGCGGCCCGAGGGCCAGCAGATCGTGCGCCAGCTTGCGGCGCAGTGCGACGTGCTCATCGAGAACTTCAAGACCGGCGGCCTCGCGCAGTACGGGTTGGATTTCGCAGCCTTGAGCGCGCTCAACCCGCGCCTGGTGTATTGCTCGGTCACCGGCTTCGGCCAGGACGGGCCCTATGCGCAGCGCGCAGGCTATGACTTTCTGATCCAGGGCATGGGCGGGCTCATGAGCATCACCGGCCGCGCCGACGGCGAGCCCGGCGGCGGCCCCATGAAGGTGGGGGTGGCGCTCACCAACATCCTCACCGGCCTGTATGCCAGCACGGCCATCCTGGCCGCCCTGCAGGCGCGCGCGCACACGGGCCGGGGCCAGCACATCGATCTGGCGCTGCTCGACGTGGGCGTGGCCTGCCTGGCCAACCAGGGCATGAACTTTCTGTATGGCGACAAGGTGCCGCAGCGCATGGGCAACGCACACCCCAACACCGTGCCCTACCAGGACTTTCCGACCGCCGACGGCCACATGATCCTGGCCATTGGCAACGACGGCCAGTTCGCGCGCTTTTGCCATGCCATCGGCGAGCCGGACTGGGCGCAGGACGAGCGCTTCACGCGCAACGCGGCGCGCCTGGCCCACCGCACCGAGCTGGTGGAGCGCATCCGCGCCGTCACCGCCACGCGCAGCACACGCGACTGGATCGCGCTGCTCGAGCAGCACGCCGTGCCCTGTGGCCCCATCAACACCGTGCGCGACGTGTTCGAAGACCCGCAGGTCAAGGCCCGTGGCCTGCAGATAGCCATGCAGCACCCGCAAGCGGGCAAGGTGCCCCTGGTCGCCAGCCCGATTCGCCTGTCGGACACACCGGTCACCTACCGCTACACCCCCCCGCAGCTGGGCCAGCACACCGACGAGGTGCTGACCCGCCACCTGGGCCTCACGGCCGAGGCGCTGCAAACCTATAGAAACAACGGAGTATTGGGATGA
- a CDS encoding acyl-CoA dehydrogenase family protein produces the protein MSTLDSLTLTRIPAQDEALRAEVRAFLAEATRDIPAHIRARSWSGYSTEFSRRLAAKGWLGVTLPQEYGGGGRSAFTRYVLVEEFLNFGAPVGSHWIADRQSAPLILKFGTEAQKQFYIPRVCRGEAFFCIGMSEPNSGSDLASVKTRATPNDQGFVLNGQKIWTTNAHHCQYMIALVRTSGTPEDRHKGLSQVIVDLSLPGVTVRPIEDLSGDSHFCEVFFDNVQLGADALIGAEGQGWEQVTAELAFERSGPERLYSSIVLFDQWLQYVRTPEGRTDSARQLAGKVLTQLAPLRAMSVSVQEKLTQGASPIVEAALVKELGTTLEQMIPAAIAEDLFSRDAEDVPVELLQTLKYVTEASPSFSLRGGTRDILRGMIARGLGLR, from the coding sequence ATGAGTACCCTGGATTCACTCACGCTCACGCGCATCCCTGCGCAGGACGAAGCCCTCCGCGCCGAAGTGCGTGCCTTTCTGGCCGAGGCCACCCGCGACATTCCCGCGCACATCCGCGCGCGTTCCTGGAGCGGCTACAGCACCGAGTTCAGCCGCCGGCTGGCCGCCAAGGGCTGGCTTGGCGTCACCCTGCCCCAGGAATATGGCGGCGGCGGGCGCAGCGCCTTCACGCGCTATGTGCTGGTCGAGGAATTCCTCAACTTTGGCGCGCCCGTGGGCTCGCACTGGATCGCCGACCGCCAGAGCGCGCCGCTGATCCTGAAATTCGGCACCGAGGCCCAAAAGCAGTTCTACATACCGCGCGTGTGCCGTGGCGAGGCGTTTTTTTGCATCGGCATGAGCGAGCCCAACTCGGGCTCGGACCTGGCCAGCGTGAAGACGCGCGCCACGCCCAATGACCAGGGCTTTGTGCTCAACGGCCAGAAGATCTGGACCACCAACGCCCACCACTGCCAGTACATGATTGCGCTGGTGCGCACCTCGGGCACCCCCGAAGACCGCCACAAGGGCCTGTCGCAGGTCATCGTGGACCTGTCGCTGCCCGGCGTCACCGTGCGCCCGATTGAAGACCTCTCGGGCGACAGCCATTTCTGCGAGGTGTTCTTCGACAACGTGCAGCTCGGCGCGGACGCCTTAATCGGTGCCGAAGGCCAGGGCTGGGAGCAGGTCACCGCCGAACTCGCCTTCGAGCGCAGCGGGCCCGAACGCCTGTACTCCAGCATCGTGCTGTTCGACCAGTGGCTTCAGTACGTGCGCACGCCCGAGGGCCGCACCGATTCGGCCCGGCAACTGGCGGGCAAGGTGCTCACCCAGCTCGCGCCGCTGCGCGCCATGTCGGTGTCGGTGCAGGAAAAGCTCACCCAGGGCGCCAGCCCCATTGTCGAGGCCGCACTGGTCAAGGAGCTGGGCACCACGCTGGAACAGATGATCCCCGCCGCGATTGCCGAAGACCTGTTTTCGCGCGATGCCGAAGACGTGCCGGTCGAGCTGCTGCAGACGCTCAAGTATGTGACCGAGGCCTCGCCCTCGTTCTCGCTGCGCGGCGGCACGCGCGACATCCTGCGCGGCATGATCGCCCGCGGCCTCGGCTTGCGATGA